The Erigeron canadensis isolate Cc75 chromosome 4, C_canadensis_v1, whole genome shotgun sequence genome window below encodes:
- the LOC122597924 gene encoding uncharacterized protein LOC122597924, whose product MGMLGDNSIEDVRWLCSLSESELDLLISLKEMAIQRATFIGHKSLSDKFDLKMLRGLSFVLMKVFKEKLGDDNITQLGEPCVDKSFLVKHEISQEFREMGKEQLMAYIGSDKKKRISQLFGFDGFNS is encoded by the coding sequence ATGGGGATGTTAGGAGACAATAGTATAGAAGATGTTCGTTGGCTCTGTTCTCTTTCAGAATCAGAGCTTGATTTACTCATCAGCCTAAAAGAGATGGCTATTCAAAGGGCTACTTTTATCGGACATAAATCCTTATCCGACAAATTTGATCTCAAGATGCTTAGAGGTCTCAGTTTTGTGTTGATGAAAGTGTTTAAAGAAAAGTTGGGTGATGATAATATTACACAATTGGGGGAACCATGTGTAGACAAATCTTTTTTAGTAAAACATGAAATTAGTCAGGAGTTTCGAGAAATGGGTAAGGAACAGTTGATGGCATACATCGGTTCAGATAAGAAAAAAAGGATATCTCAGTTGTTTGGTTTTGATGGTTTCAATTCTTGA
- the LOC122597078 gene encoding branchpoint-bridging protein-like translates to MYVNTKRSISFDISWAKWVVCALSDLPTPYAPPKTSHIVGPTPALDMPAFVAPPSGFTPTPSTSFIYHAYDAPPATDTAPPPSPGYIVPPQSSTCMSSHTLSDPSTPYAPLGFEHVASPTGFEPTAPPSPDFATPPESPDDGLQCI, encoded by the coding sequence atgtatgtaaatacCAAAAGATCCATATCGTTTGATATCTCATGGGCCAAATGGGTTGTATGTGCTCTTAGTGATTTACCGACTCCCTATGCTCCACCCAAAACATCACATATTGTTGGTCCCACTCCTGCCCTAGATATGCCTGCTTTTGTTGCTCCACCATCGGGTTTTACTCCTACTCCTAGTACTTCATTTATTTATCATGCTTATGATGCCCCACCTGCGACTGATACTGCTCCACCTCCGAGTCCTGGTTATATTGTTCCACCTCAGTCTTCAACTTGTATGAGTAGTCATACTCTTAGTGATCCATCGACTCCCTATGCTCCACTCGGTTTTGAGCATGTTGCTTCACCTACGGGTTTTGAGCCTACTGCTCCACCGAGTCCTGATTTTGCCACCCCACCAGAGAGCCCTGATGATGGACTGCAATGTATTTGA